The DNA segment CCCACTGTCCATGACAACACCTGCTAACCCGCGCTGTGCCAGGGCCTGCCCACCATTGTGGGTACGATGCTTAAAGGACTTCCCCCCTGTTACATCCTGCACCCACATTATTTACATGGGCCGTTTACAGCTCTTCATCCTGGGGAAAAGTTTAGTGCGAAAGCAGCTTGTTTCACTTCGGAAAAGACTGTGCTCCTCTCCAAGACTGGCAAACAGACACCTCGAGGCTACACCAGCTGGGGACAAACTCGGGTGCCAGTGGGTTTGCGTGGCTCGGAAATGTGTGTGAGCTCCCAGACCCACAGGAGCGGGAAAAGAGTGGGCCCCAGGACTGGGTGGGGCCCACTTGGGAATCCAGCACTCCCGCACCCTCTCGAGACCGAGCTTGCCAGGCTGGCACCTCCTGGCCCTGTGCCAGCCAATGAGCACGGCACGATCGGGCGTGCCCCTCGCACCCCAGGCATAAAGGCTCGCGCACTCCCAGCCCTGCACGCTTCTGGTCCTGACCCAGACTCAGAGAGAATCCACCATGGTGCTGTCTCCCGCCGACAAGACCAACGTCAAGGGCACCTGGGCTAAGATTGGCAACCACAGTGCAGAATATGGCGCAGAGGCCCTGGAGAGGTGAGCAGCCCACCTGCCCGGCTGGGACTGGGGCCGGTCGCCCCCGTCACATCCTGGTCCTGGGCCGACCGGCCTAAGCCCGGCTCTCCCGTCTCTTCTCCACTCAGGATGTTCATAAACTTCCCCAGCACCAAGACTTACTTCTCCCACTTCGACCTGGGACACGGCTCCGCCCAGATCAAGGGGCACGGCAAGAAGGTGGCCGACGCGCTGACCAAAGCCGTGGGCCACATAGACAACCTGCCCGATGCCTTGTCTGAGCTGAGCGACCTGCACGCCCACAAGCTGCGTGTGGACCCGGTCAACTTCAAGGTGAGCTCGCGGGCCGGGCCGGGAGAGATCTGAGCTAGCAAGGCAGAGAGTGCGGTGGGGTTCCAGAGGTGGAGCACGGCGGCACTCCCCCAACCCCGCGGCCCCTGACACCCCCTCTCTCCGCAGCTCCTGAGCCACTGCCTGCTGGTGACCTTGGCTCTCCACCTCCCCGCCGATTTCACGCCCTCGGTCCATGCCTCCCTGGACAAGTTCTTGGCCAGTGTGAGCACCGTGCTGACCTCCAAATACCGTTAAGCTGGAGCCTCCGCGATTCCTACCCTGGCCTGGGGCCCTCTGGCGCTCTGGGCACCCTCACTTCCCGATCTTTGAATAAAGTCTGAGTGGGCTGCAGCCTCTGTAGCCTCAGTTCTCTGTGTCCACAAACCGTGCCGGGGTCGGGGTGGTTCCCAGCAACGAGGAATGGGAGGGCTGAGGAGGGATGGGAGCTAAGGCTGAGGCCTCCCAGAATCTGCTGAACCAAGCTCTGACTTGCAAGGGCTCTGCCCGAGGTGGGTAGTCCTAAAATGGCACCCTGTTTTGCAGTTTCTCTGATCCCCCTTAAAGATacagttaggggcttccctggtggcgcagtggttgggaatccgcctgccgatgcaggggacgcgggttcgtgccccggtgcgggaggatcccacatgccgtggagcggctgggcccgtgagccatggtcgctgggcctgcgcgtccggagcctgtgctctgcaacgggagaggccacagcggtgagaggcccgcgtaccgcaaaaaaaaaaaagatacagttaGATACAAACAACAAACCACACAAATAGGCTTTTTGTGGGGTCTCCCGGCAGTTCTGCCTTGGTGCTGTGAGCAACCTTCACAAAGGCCCCCGTCCCGCGCGCCAGTGCCCTGGACTCCACGCTGGAACCTTGCACACCCCACCCACCCTGTAGCCCTTAGGGACCCTATCAGCACCTCCAGCCAAGCCCCCATCTTCAGGGCAACACCCAGCGCTGGATAAAAGTTTGGGGAGAGTGGTGGGGCCCCTGCTCACCACTTTCTTTCTGGACAAGGACCTCTTCGAACAGCTGGGGAGTGGCTTCCCCCTCTCCACCACACACTCTTCCTCTGCCCCACAGCCCAATTCGCTTtcatttaaatatagaaaaacactgaagaattaaattaaaatccacccatgttttttttcacacacacacgcacacccttTTTGTGTGattcaaaggagagagagaatccCTCTGTCCTGTCCACCTAACCCCCGCAGAAAGAGCCAAGGCTCACAGTTTGGGACTGACCCCACTGGCTCCTATCCTGCGCTGAGGGGACACAGCTACATCTacaactgtactttttttttttttgggtcaaAAATACTATTCTACCTTAGGCATATTTTTCTTCAACCTGCTCTTCTCACTGAACTGTGCCTCCTCTACCTGTCTTCTGGCCAATTCATTCAGCTCTGTCTCACTTCATATATTTGTTGGTCATTTTGATATTTCCATTAATTTCCTGTTAAAATCCTCTGTCAATCGTTCTCATAAGtcatttgtcttttccttataTCTTTGTGGGAGGTCTTCCCATATTGTGAATGTAAGACATCAGCTGAGAAATGTTCCTCAAATCTTGCCTTAAAAGGGCcggggtggggacttccctggcggttcagtggttaagacgccgcacttccagtgcagggtgcacggattcgatccctggtcgagggactaagatcctgcatgccccgcggctcaccaccaccccccaaaaaaaggctGGGGTGCAGCAACTACCACCCTGGAAGAAGAAACTTGAACCCGGAGCCCCCCAGCCGGAGGGATTCCAGTAGAGATTTGTTGAGGACATGTCAGCGATGCGCACACGTCTTGTGTGCATCCGTCTCTGGCCTGAACTAGACTCACCGAATCgcccattcattcactgattctgCCCAAATTTAAAATGCCTAGTGTGTGCCAAGCCTAGGTCCAGGGTGGGTGGGACGGGCTGACCTACTCCCTTCTTCCATCCCTCAGGGGTTCTAAAGGGTGGAAGAGCGGACATCCACCCCGCTCCACAAACCGGCCCCCACCAGCTGGGACCAGGATAGCACTTCCGGGGAAGGTGGACGCAGCGGGCGGGAAGCAGCCGGTGGGAGGGCGAATACCCTGGCCAGAGTCTCCAGGTCCCTCCCCAAACTGGGAGCGAAGCACGCACCGCCCAGCCAGGCGCAGACATTGCGCCGCGCGCCCCCTGCTGTCCAGGTCCATAGGCGCATCCCGGCCCCGCGCCAGCCAATGAGCGCGCCCGCGATCGGGCGTGCCCCTCGCGCCCCAGGCATAAAGGCTCGCGCACTCCCAGCCCTGCACGCTTCTGGTCCTGACCCAGACTCAGAGAGAACCCACCATGGTGCTGTCTCCCGCCGACAAGACCAACGTCAAGGGCACCTGGTCTAAGATTGGCAACCACAGTGCAGAATATGGCGCAGAGGCCCTGGAGAGGTGAGCAGCCCATCTGCCCGGCTGGGACTGGGGCCGGTCGCCCCGTCGCATCCTGGTCCTGGGCCGACCGGCCTAAGCCCGGCTCTCCCGTCTCTTCTCCACTCAGGATGTTCATAAACTTCCCCAGCACCAAGACTTACTTCTCCCACTTCGACCTGGGACACGGCTCCGCCCAGATCAAGGGGCACGGCAAGAAGGTGGCCGACGCGCTGACCAAAGCCGTGGGCCACATAGACAACCTGCCCGATGCCTTGTCTGAGCTGAGCGACCTGCACGCCCACAAGCTGCGTGTGGACCCGGTCAACTTCAAGGTGAGCTCGCGGGCCGGGCCGGGAGAGATCTGAGCTAGCAAGGCAGAGAGTGCGGTGGGGTTCCAGAGGTGGAGCACGGCGGCACTCCCCCAACCCCGCGGCCCCTGACACCCCCTCTCTCCGCAGCTCCTGAGCCACTGCCTGCTGGTGACCCTGGCTCTCCACCTCCCCGCCGATTTCACGCCCTCGGTCCATGCCTCCCTGGACAAGTTCTTGGCCAGTGTGAGCACCGTGCTGACCTCCAAATACCGTTAAGCTGGAGCCTCCGCGATTCCTACCCTGGCCTGGGGCCCTCTGGCGCTCTGGGCACCCTCACTTCCCGATCTTTGAATAAAGTCTGAGTGGGCTGCAGCCTCTGTAGCCTCGGTTCTTTGTGTCCACGAACCGTGCCAGGAGTCGGGGTGGCTCTCTTTGCCTTGGACCAAGCAACTCTCCGAGGCAGgtaaagagagggaaggggaaaacaGTACAGAAGAGGGACGGAGCCGGTCCCACTGCCACTGCCTGGGATTCTCTGGGcagccctcaccctcaccctggaGTGACTTGCTGAGTACATCCGCCCTTTACCGAATTCCAGAGACTTGCGTATTCATCGCGGGTTTGCTCAAATAATGGGTTTGTTTCCTGTCTTTACATTTTATGGCACATACACTTGTGCT comes from the Delphinus delphis chromosome 15, mDelDel1.2, whole genome shotgun sequence genome and includes:
- the LOC132438695 gene encoding hemoglobin subunit alpha; translation: MVLSPADKTNVKGTWAKIGNHSAEYGAEALERMFINFPSTKTYFSHFDLGHGSAQIKGHGKKVADALTKAVGHIDNLPDALSELSDLHAHKLRVDPVNFKLLSHCLLVTLALHLPADFTPSVHASLDKFLASVSTVLTSKYR
- the LOC132438696 gene encoding hemoglobin subunit alpha, with product MVLSPADKTNVKGTWSKIGNHSAEYGAEALERMFINFPSTKTYFSHFDLGHGSAQIKGHGKKVADALTKAVGHIDNLPDALSELSDLHAHKLRVDPVNFKLLSHCLLVTLALHLPADFTPSVHASLDKFLASVSTVLTSKYR